A stretch of Lepidochelys kempii isolate rLepKem1 chromosome 14, rLepKem1.hap2, whole genome shotgun sequence DNA encodes these proteins:
- the LOC140897954 gene encoding uncharacterized protein, with protein MKDRGHNRDPKQCDVKLKELRQAYQKTREANSRSGSEPQTCRFYDELHAILGGSATTTPTVSFDSFNGDGGNMEASFGDGEDDDEVVDGSQQASRETGFPDSQELFLILDLELVPPEPTQGCLPDPPGGEGTSAACISRITGSYPSQRLAKIRRRKKRTRDEMFSELMVSSHRAETNAWRQTVSECGKAQNDREERWQAEERAEADRWRQRDERRHDSMLRLLEDQTNMLQHMVELQERQLEHRPPLHSCVTNCPPPQVP; from the exons atgaaagacagaggccataacagggacccgaagcagtgcgacgtgaaacttaaggagctgaggcaagcctaccagaaaaccagagaggcaaacagccgctccgggtcagagccccaaacatgccgcttctatgatgagctgcatgccattttagggggttcagccaccactaccccaactgtgtcatttgactccttcaatggagatggaggcaacatggaagccaGTTTTGGGGAcggggaagatgatgatgaggttgtagatggctcacagcaagcaagcagagaaaccggttttcccgacagccaggaactgtttctcatcctggacctggagctagtaccccccgaacccacccaaggctgcctcccggacccgccaggcggagaagggacctctg ctgcatgtatttcaaggatcacaggatcttatccttcccagaggctagcgaagattagaaggcgaaaaaaacgcactcgcgatgaaatgttctctgagctcatggtgtcctcccacaGAGCagagacgaatgcatggaggcagacagtgTCAGAGTGcgggaaagcacaaaatgaccgggaggagaggtggcaggctgaagagagggctgaagctgatagatggcggcagcgtgatgagaggaggcacgattcaatgctgaggctgctggaggatcaaactaatatgctccagcatatggttgagttgcaggaaaggcagctggagcacagaccgccgctacactcctgtgtaaccaactgccctcctccccaagttccatag